From Astyanax mexicanus isolate ESR-SI-001 chromosome 11, AstMex3_surface, whole genome shotgun sequence, the proteins below share one genomic window:
- the fign gene encoding fidgetin isoform X2 — translation MQWTPEHAQWAEQHFDISSTTRSPAHKAEAYRGHLQRTYQYAWANDDISALTASNLLKKYAEKYSGILEGPGERALLCSYPEGATGLLNGRKSEGEAWQEGIYPMNCTADVISASKAVVPAALPPGDSAASVCSSAGVPSSLSEPSYSSSGCGSHTPAALHSGIPSQEFAGGYNGTYLHSTYSGGQSTPSLASPHPSPLHSSGLLQPPPPPPPPPPPPTLVPSYNAGSPNLSGYNYPPAGYPPQAAVAPGYSPGGAPPPSAYLPSGIAAPTPLPPSTLPGYSYQSHSHAPIAPTPLNGSSANSLKRKAFYMTGQGDMDSSYGNFSYSQQRSTQSPMYRMPDNSIADSSRGNGFDRSADASSLPFKPTKQSMSSDQQHKFGGQSGRAITPPSYRSSKGSMGSVRSGESFGKFGSPVMSEHGEEHRQHLSHSIGTLTSSGHPAEEQLKNSDSGLVEMVTTEILQQTPPVDWSDIAGLELAKATIKEEVLWPILRPDMFSGLAPLPRSILFFGPQGTGRTLLARCIASQLGAAFLQISGSALVTKWLGEGDKVVQASFLVARCRQPSVVFVSDVDLLLSGQLSEESPVNRIKSELLLQLDGVISSPEDHVLVICSTSKPEEIDESLRRYFVKRLLIPLPDTTARHQLISQVLAQHNYCLSDKEVALLVQRTEGFSGLDVVRLCQEAIVGPLHGMSGADLSGIMPGQMRPLSYQDFENVFCKIQPSISQKELDTYTEWNKMFGCSQ, via the coding sequence ATGCAGTGGACCCCAGAGCATGCGCAGTGGGCAGAGCAGCACTTCGACATCTCCTCCACAACACGTTCGCCTGCACATAAGGCTGAGGCGTACCGTGGGCACCTGCAAAGAACCTACCAGTACGCCTGGGCCAACGATGACATCTCAGCCCTCACTGCCTCCAACCTCCTGAAGAAGTACGCAGAGAAATACTCGGGCATCTTGGAAGGTCCCGGCGAGAGAGCACTGCTGTGCTCATATCCGGAAGGTGCTACGGGACTCTTGAACGGACGCAAATCAGAAGGTGAAGCATGGCAAGAAGGGATCTACCCAATGAACTGCACTGCAGACGTAATATCCGCGAGCAAGGCTGTCGTTCCTGCCGCTTTACCCCCGGGGGATTCTGCAGCCAGTGTCTGCAGCTCCGCAGGGGTTCCCAGCAGCCTGAGTGAGCCCAGCTACTCCAGCAGTGGATGCGGAAGCCACACACCTGCCGCCCTGCACTCGGGGATCCCCTCTCAGGAATTTGCTGGGGGCTACAATGGCACATACCTGCATTCCACCTACAGTGGTGGGCAAAGTACCCCATCCCTGGCCTCTCCACACCCCTCGCCATTACACAGTAGTGGGCTCCTACAGCCTCCTCCTCCgccgcctcctcctccccctcctccaaCGCTGGTGCCCAGCTACAATGCCGGCTCGCCCAACCTCTCTGGCTACAACTATCCTCCTGCAGGCTATCCCCCCCAGGCAGCTGTTGCTCCCGGCTACAGCCCTGGGGGAGCCCCACCTCCCTCAGCCTACCTGCCCTCAGGCATTGCAGCGCCCACCCCACTGCCCCCCTCCACTCTCCCTGGCTATTCCTACCAGTCGCATAGCCATGCACCGATCGCACCAACACCTCTGAATGGCAGCTCAGCCAACTCACTGAAAAGGAAAGCTTTTTACATGACGGGGCAAGGAGACATGGACTCCAGTTATGGAAATTTCAGCTATAGCCAACAGCGCTCAACTCAAAGCCCCATGTACAGGATGCCAGATAACAGCATTGCTGATTCAAGCAGAGGGAATGGGTTTGACAGAAGTGCTGACGCGTCATCTCTGCCGTTTAAGCCCACAAAGCAGTCAATGTCCTCAGACCAGCAGCATAAATTTGGTGGTCAGTCCGGCAGAGCTATTACTCCTCCATCGTACAGGTCATCCAAAGGGTCCATGGGCTCGGTGCGATCGGGAGAGTCGTTCGGGAAGTTTGGCTCACCTGTCATGAGCGAGCACGGGGAAGAGCACAGGCAGCACTTGTCCCATTCTATCGGTACATTGACTTCAAGTGGCCATCCTGCCGAGGAACAGCTAAAGAATAGTGATTCCGGCCTCGTGGAGATGGTCACCACAGAGATTCTGCAGCAGACGCCCCCTGTCGACTGGAGTGACATCGCTGGCCTGGAGCTGGCCAAGGCCACAATTAAAGAGGAGGTCCTGTGGCCCATCCTGAGACCGGACATGTTTAGCGGCCTGGCACCGTTGCCTCGCAGCATCCTCTTTTTCGGACCTCAGGGCACAGGACGGACACTGTTGGCCCGCTGCATTGCTAGCCAACTGGGCGCTGCATTCCTCCAGATCAGTGGCTCAGCACTGGTCACCAAGTGGCTAGGGGAGGGAGACAAGGTGGTGCAGGCCTCATTTCTTGTGGCTCGCTGCCGGCAGCCTTCGGTAGTCTTCGTTAGTGACGTAGATCTGCTGCTGTCAGGCCAACTGAGTGAAGAGAGCCCTGTAAACCGTATCAAAAGTGAGCTGCTCCTGCAGCTGGATGGGGTGATAAGCTCACCAGAGGACCATGTATTAGTTATCTGTTCCACTAGCAAACCGGAAGAGATTGACGAGTCCCTGCGCAGGTACTTTGTTAAGCGGTTGCTCATCCCACTCCCAGACACTACAGCACGACACCAGCTCATCAGTCAGGTGCTCGCCCAGCACAACTACTGCCTCAGCGACAAAGAGGTGGCGCTGCTTGTCCAGCGGACCGAAGGATTTTCAGGGCTGGACGTAGTCCGGCTCTGCCAGGAGGCCATAGTTGGACCCTTGCACGGCATGTCTGGTGCGGACCTTTCCGGAATCATGCCGGGTCAGATGAGGCCGCTGTCATACCAAGACTTTGAGAATGTCTTTTGCAAAATCCAGCCCAGCATATCACAGAAAGAACTGGACACATACACTGAGTGGAATAAAATGTTTGGCTGTAGTCAGTAA
- the fign gene encoding fidgetin isoform X1, with the protein MISSTGVYGLKMQWTPEHAQWAEQHFDISSTTRSPAHKAEAYRGHLQRTYQYAWANDDISALTASNLLKKYAEKYSGILEGPGERALLCSYPEGATGLLNGRKSEGEAWQEGIYPMNCTADVISASKAVVPAALPPGDSAASVCSSAGVPSSLSEPSYSSSGCGSHTPAALHSGIPSQEFAGGYNGTYLHSTYSGGQSTPSLASPHPSPLHSSGLLQPPPPPPPPPPPPTLVPSYNAGSPNLSGYNYPPAGYPPQAAVAPGYSPGGAPPPSAYLPSGIAAPTPLPPSTLPGYSYQSHSHAPIAPTPLNGSSANSLKRKAFYMTGQGDMDSSYGNFSYSQQRSTQSPMYRMPDNSIADSSRGNGFDRSADASSLPFKPTKQSMSSDQQHKFGGQSGRAITPPSYRSSKGSMGSVRSGESFGKFGSPVMSEHGEEHRQHLSHSIGTLTSSGHPAEEQLKNSDSGLVEMVTTEILQQTPPVDWSDIAGLELAKATIKEEVLWPILRPDMFSGLAPLPRSILFFGPQGTGRTLLARCIASQLGAAFLQISGSALVTKWLGEGDKVVQASFLVARCRQPSVVFVSDVDLLLSGQLSEESPVNRIKSELLLQLDGVISSPEDHVLVICSTSKPEEIDESLRRYFVKRLLIPLPDTTARHQLISQVLAQHNYCLSDKEVALLVQRTEGFSGLDVVRLCQEAIVGPLHGMSGADLSGIMPGQMRPLSYQDFENVFCKIQPSISQKELDTYTEWNKMFGCSQ; encoded by the coding sequence GCTTAAAGATGCAGTGGACCCCAGAGCATGCGCAGTGGGCAGAGCAGCACTTCGACATCTCCTCCACAACACGTTCGCCTGCACATAAGGCTGAGGCGTACCGTGGGCACCTGCAAAGAACCTACCAGTACGCCTGGGCCAACGATGACATCTCAGCCCTCACTGCCTCCAACCTCCTGAAGAAGTACGCAGAGAAATACTCGGGCATCTTGGAAGGTCCCGGCGAGAGAGCACTGCTGTGCTCATATCCGGAAGGTGCTACGGGACTCTTGAACGGACGCAAATCAGAAGGTGAAGCATGGCAAGAAGGGATCTACCCAATGAACTGCACTGCAGACGTAATATCCGCGAGCAAGGCTGTCGTTCCTGCCGCTTTACCCCCGGGGGATTCTGCAGCCAGTGTCTGCAGCTCCGCAGGGGTTCCCAGCAGCCTGAGTGAGCCCAGCTACTCCAGCAGTGGATGCGGAAGCCACACACCTGCCGCCCTGCACTCGGGGATCCCCTCTCAGGAATTTGCTGGGGGCTACAATGGCACATACCTGCATTCCACCTACAGTGGTGGGCAAAGTACCCCATCCCTGGCCTCTCCACACCCCTCGCCATTACACAGTAGTGGGCTCCTACAGCCTCCTCCTCCgccgcctcctcctccccctcctccaaCGCTGGTGCCCAGCTACAATGCCGGCTCGCCCAACCTCTCTGGCTACAACTATCCTCCTGCAGGCTATCCCCCCCAGGCAGCTGTTGCTCCCGGCTACAGCCCTGGGGGAGCCCCACCTCCCTCAGCCTACCTGCCCTCAGGCATTGCAGCGCCCACCCCACTGCCCCCCTCCACTCTCCCTGGCTATTCCTACCAGTCGCATAGCCATGCACCGATCGCACCAACACCTCTGAATGGCAGCTCAGCCAACTCACTGAAAAGGAAAGCTTTTTACATGACGGGGCAAGGAGACATGGACTCCAGTTATGGAAATTTCAGCTATAGCCAACAGCGCTCAACTCAAAGCCCCATGTACAGGATGCCAGATAACAGCATTGCTGATTCAAGCAGAGGGAATGGGTTTGACAGAAGTGCTGACGCGTCATCTCTGCCGTTTAAGCCCACAAAGCAGTCAATGTCCTCAGACCAGCAGCATAAATTTGGTGGTCAGTCCGGCAGAGCTATTACTCCTCCATCGTACAGGTCATCCAAAGGGTCCATGGGCTCGGTGCGATCGGGAGAGTCGTTCGGGAAGTTTGGCTCACCTGTCATGAGCGAGCACGGGGAAGAGCACAGGCAGCACTTGTCCCATTCTATCGGTACATTGACTTCAAGTGGCCATCCTGCCGAGGAACAGCTAAAGAATAGTGATTCCGGCCTCGTGGAGATGGTCACCACAGAGATTCTGCAGCAGACGCCCCCTGTCGACTGGAGTGACATCGCTGGCCTGGAGCTGGCCAAGGCCACAATTAAAGAGGAGGTCCTGTGGCCCATCCTGAGACCGGACATGTTTAGCGGCCTGGCACCGTTGCCTCGCAGCATCCTCTTTTTCGGACCTCAGGGCACAGGACGGACACTGTTGGCCCGCTGCATTGCTAGCCAACTGGGCGCTGCATTCCTCCAGATCAGTGGCTCAGCACTGGTCACCAAGTGGCTAGGGGAGGGAGACAAGGTGGTGCAGGCCTCATTTCTTGTGGCTCGCTGCCGGCAGCCTTCGGTAGTCTTCGTTAGTGACGTAGATCTGCTGCTGTCAGGCCAACTGAGTGAAGAGAGCCCTGTAAACCGTATCAAAAGTGAGCTGCTCCTGCAGCTGGATGGGGTGATAAGCTCACCAGAGGACCATGTATTAGTTATCTGTTCCACTAGCAAACCGGAAGAGATTGACGAGTCCCTGCGCAGGTACTTTGTTAAGCGGTTGCTCATCCCACTCCCAGACACTACAGCACGACACCAGCTCATCAGTCAGGTGCTCGCCCAGCACAACTACTGCCTCAGCGACAAAGAGGTGGCGCTGCTTGTCCAGCGGACCGAAGGATTTTCAGGGCTGGACGTAGTCCGGCTCTGCCAGGAGGCCATAGTTGGACCCTTGCACGGCATGTCTGGTGCGGACCTTTCCGGAATCATGCCGGGTCAGATGAGGCCGCTGTCATACCAAGACTTTGAGAATGTCTTTTGCAAAATCCAGCCCAGCATATCACAGAAAGAACTGGACACATACACTGAGTGGAATAAAATGTTTGGCTGTAGTCAGTAA